One Heptranchias perlo isolate sHepPer1 unplaced genomic scaffold, sHepPer1.hap1 HAP1_SCAFFOLD_1797, whole genome shotgun sequence genomic region harbors:
- the LOC137309784 gene encoding endonuclease domain-containing 1 protein-like, protein MSLRIPLVLLAGLCGLRGETVARFQALADCRAFFYRGLPPSGFVGPSQVRLCQRLAGKMYFATLYDRSGRLPVYSASIYKHRAAGDPREKGVDRTWKYESQLVDPQSDANMTEISPRALRDPAVRRSQAVAGAYPMRLGELNYVRGQLSPGNFQGSRLSRSATYTVTNAVTYPRLFHHGGWKPGLARTAQRLREGCQGSRAYMVSGAVRRRRGKEEWAPRVGKGRAALPQMLWSAFCCGNGASGALLGHAEGSGTLRLGEGAGGLALGPYQTQDITVEQLETLLAAHLGRKRVQIFEGGCTPI, encoded by the exons atgTCCCTTCGCATCCCCTTGGTCCTGTTGGCCGGACTCTGCGGCCTCCGTGGCGAGACGGTGGCCCGATTCCAGGCTCTGGCCGACTGCCGAGCCTTCTTCTACCGGGGCCTGCCTCCGTCTGGCTTCGTGGGGCCGTCTCAGGTCCGTCTGTGCCAGCGTCTGGCCGGGAAGATGTACTTTGCGACGCTGTACGACCGTTCGGGCCGTCTGCCCGTCTACTCCGCCTCCATCTACAAGCACCGGGCCGCGGGAGACCCCAGGGAGAAGGGGGTGGACCGGACTTGGAAATACGAATCTCAG CTGGTGGACCCTCAATCTGACGCCAACATGACCGAGATCTCGCCCCGTGCCCTGCGGGATCCTGCTGTGCGTCGGAGCCAGGCGGTGGCCGGGGCTTACCCCATGCGCCTGGGGGAGCTGAACTACGTCCGGGGGCAGCTGAGCCCGGGCAACTTCCAGGGCAGCCGCCTCAGCAGGAGCGCCACCTACACCGTCACCAACGCCGTGACCTACCCCCGGCTGTTCCACCATGGGGGGTGGAAGCCGGGGCTCGCCAGGACCGCGCAGAGGCTCAGGGAGGGGTGCCAGGGCTCCCGGGCGTACATGGTGAGCGGCGCAGTGCGGAGGAGGCGGGGCAAGGAGGAGTGGGCGCCTCGGGTGGGGAAGGGGCGGGCGGCCCTGCCCCAGATGTTGTGGTCGGCCTTCTGCTGCGGCAACGGGGCCAGCGGAGCGCTTCTGGGGCACGCCGAGGGCTCGGGGACCCTGAGGCTGGGCGAGGGGGCGGGCGGCCTGGCCCTGGGGCCCTACCAGACGCAGGACATCACGGTCGAGCAGCTCGAAACCCTCCTGGCCGCTCACCTGGGACGCAAGAGGGTCCAAATTTTCGAGGGGGGCTGCACCCCGATTTAA